The following proteins are encoded in a genomic region of Sorangiineae bacterium MSr12523:
- the gyrA gene encoding DNA gyrase subunit A has protein sequence MSNDDIPTTNMNQRVPVSIQDEMRTSYLDYAMSVIIGRAIPDARDGLKPVHRRILYSMYEQKILPGGAHRKSATVVGDVLGKYHPHGDASVYDAMVRLAQDFSMRYMLVDGQGNFGSVDGDPPAAYRYTEARLSRISMELLADIEKECVDFSPNFDDRLEEPNVLPARIPNLLINGSGGIAVGMATNVPPHNLGEVVDATIHLIRNPQAPIEELMRFIPGPDFPTAGLIYGRTGIEQAQRTGRGSIVMRARMNIEKAPGKGERELIVVNEIPYQVNKARVHAKIGELIREKKIEGISEVRDESDRDGIRLVIELKKDVVPQVMINQLYRMTDLQTSFGVINLAIVAGRPAVLNLKETLAVFVEHRRDVVTRRTRFELRQAEAAREIVEGLGMAVTDVDKVIKTIRAARDSEQAKADLLKLPLVGLEAFVRRAGRPESEIESAKARGEYFLSERQAKAILEMRLSRLTGLEQEKLAAEYGELCNTIARLSAILADEKLLFDVIVMELEEIRTKYADKRRTEIVASDADIQDEDLIQEEDMVVTISHAGYIKRTSTSTYRAQRRGGKGKIGMEARDEDWVTQLFVASTHAYVFFFSDKGKVYVKKVYEIPLAARNAKGRAIINFVGMEQGEKVAAIVEVPKIEEGKFVVTLTRRGQIKKSELTDFENFREKGIIGVKIEGDDQLLSAALTDGEREFIIATKQGMSIRFDEKQVRATGRATMGVKAIELVDDDAVVGMGVTQPDRPYVLAVCEKGYGKRTNIEEFRSQNRGGKGIILIDASERNGPVVDITLVKQGDEVMLITDRGQMLRTKVDEIRETGRNAQGVRIMSVDGEERVVGLERLEESSADESAEGGSMLPPAPDGGGEPPSQNGGENGSPDGDGGAPPASTLN, from the coding sequence ATGTCGAACGACGACATCCCGACGACCAACATGAATCAGCGCGTCCCGGTCTCCATCCAGGACGAGATGCGCACGAGCTACCTCGACTACGCGATGAGCGTCATCATCGGGCGCGCCATCCCGGACGCGCGCGATGGGCTGAAGCCCGTCCACCGGCGGATTTTGTACTCGATGTACGAGCAAAAAATCCTCCCCGGCGGCGCGCACCGCAAGAGCGCCACCGTGGTCGGAGACGTGCTCGGTAAGTACCACCCGCACGGCGACGCCAGCGTCTACGACGCCATGGTGCGCCTCGCGCAGGATTTTTCCATGCGCTACATGCTGGTCGACGGCCAGGGCAACTTCGGTTCGGTCGACGGCGACCCGCCGGCCGCCTACCGATACACGGAAGCGCGCCTGTCGCGCATCTCGATGGAGCTCCTTGCGGACATCGAGAAGGAGTGCGTCGACTTCTCCCCCAACTTCGACGACCGCCTGGAGGAGCCGAACGTCCTCCCCGCGCGCATCCCCAACCTGCTCATCAACGGCTCGGGCGGTATCGCGGTCGGCATGGCCACCAACGTCCCGCCGCACAACCTGGGCGAGGTCGTGGACGCGACCATCCATTTGATCCGCAACCCGCAGGCCCCCATCGAAGAGCTGATGCGCTTCATCCCCGGGCCGGACTTCCCCACGGCGGGCCTGATTTACGGGCGCACCGGCATCGAGCAGGCACAGCGCACGGGCCGCGGATCCATCGTGATGCGCGCCCGCATGAACATCGAAAAAGCACCGGGCAAGGGCGAGCGCGAGCTCATCGTGGTCAACGAGATCCCCTACCAGGTGAACAAGGCGCGCGTGCACGCCAAGATCGGCGAGCTGATTCGCGAGAAGAAGATCGAAGGCATCAGCGAGGTGCGCGACGAGTCCGATCGCGATGGCATTCGCCTGGTCATCGAGTTGAAGAAGGACGTCGTCCCCCAGGTGATGATCAACCAGCTTTACCGGATGACCGACCTGCAGACGAGCTTCGGCGTCATCAACCTGGCCATCGTGGCCGGGCGCCCCGCGGTGCTCAATTTGAAGGAGACGCTGGCCGTCTTCGTCGAACACCGCCGCGACGTCGTCACCCGCCGCACGCGCTTCGAGCTGCGCCAGGCGGAGGCCGCGCGCGAAATCGTCGAGGGCCTCGGCATGGCCGTGACGGACGTGGACAAGGTCATCAAGACCATCCGCGCCGCACGCGATTCCGAGCAGGCCAAGGCGGATCTTCTCAAGCTGCCGCTCGTGGGCCTCGAGGCGTTCGTGCGCCGCGCGGGCCGGCCCGAGTCGGAAATCGAGTCGGCGAAGGCCCGCGGCGAGTACTTCCTCTCCGAGCGCCAGGCCAAGGCCATCCTCGAGATGCGCCTGTCGCGTTTGACGGGCCTCGAACAGGAGAAGCTGGCCGCCGAGTACGGGGAGCTGTGCAACACCATCGCGCGCCTCTCCGCGATTTTGGCGGATGAGAAGCTGCTCTTCGACGTCATCGTCATGGAGCTGGAAGAGATCCGCACGAAGTACGCCGACAAGCGCCGCACGGAAATCGTGGCCAGCGACGCGGACATCCAGGACGAGGACCTGATCCAAGAAGAGGACATGGTCGTCACCATTTCCCACGCGGGCTACATCAAGCGGACGAGCACCAGCACGTACCGCGCACAGCGCCGCGGCGGAAAGGGCAAGATCGGCATGGAGGCGCGGGACGAGGACTGGGTCACCCAGCTCTTCGTGGCCTCGACCCACGCCTACGTCTTCTTCTTCTCCGACAAGGGCAAGGTCTACGTCAAAAAGGTGTACGAGATCCCCCTCGCCGCGCGCAATGCGAAGGGCCGCGCGATCATCAACTTCGTCGGCATGGAGCAAGGCGAGAAGGTCGCCGCCATCGTCGAGGTGCCGAAGATCGAAGAGGGCAAGTTCGTGGTCACGTTGACCCGCCGAGGACAGATCAAGAAGAGCGAGCTGACGGACTTCGAGAACTTCCGCGAGAAGGGCATCATCGGCGTGAAGATCGAGGGCGACGATCAGCTGCTCTCGGCCGCGCTCACCGACGGGGAGCGCGAGTTCATCATCGCGACCAAGCAGGGTATGTCGATCCGCTTCGACGAGAAGCAGGTGCGTGCAACGGGGCGCGCCACGATGGGCGTGAAGGCCATCGAGTTGGTCGACGACGACGCCGTGGTGGGCATGGGCGTGACGCAGCCCGATCGCCCGTACGTGCTCGCGGTTTGCGAGAAGGGCTACGGCAAGCGCACGAACATCGAGGAGTTCCGTTCGCAGAACCGCGGCGGCAAGGGCATCATCCTGATCGACGCGAGCGAGCGTAACGGCCCGGTGGTCGACATCACGCTGGTCAAGCAGGGCGACGAGGTGATGCTCATCACGGATCGCGGCCAGATGCTGCGCACCAAGGTGGACGAGATCCGCGAGACGGGCCGCAACGCCCAGGGCGTGCGCATCATGAGCGTCGACGGCGAAGAGCGCGTCGTCGGTCTGGAGCGACTCGAAGAGAGCTCCGCCGATGAAAGTGCGGAAGGCGGCAGCATGCTTCCGCCCGCACCGGACGGCGGCGGCGAACCTCCCAGCCAAAATGGCGGCGAGAACGGCAGCCCCGACGGCGACGGCGGCGCCCCGCCCGCATCGACGTTGAACTGA
- the nth gene encoding endonuclease III encodes MAAAKAKKKAAAPAPKKAAPSPPKKKAAPSKAEKLDVFRRLAEYHADAHCELDHKNAFELLCATVLSAQSTDVAVNKLTPSLFARYPDAKSMAAAKPEDIEALISRIGMYRQKTKSLLALSQGIVENHGGEVPRTLAELTKLRGVGRKTANVVLGVAFGTPEGVVVDTHVQRISQRLGWTKNQEPPEIEQDLCALLPRTEWDHASHVLIFHGRRVCGAIKPNCEECPVNDACPCAFRAEQVGRKPGRARA; translated from the coding sequence ATGGCCGCCGCGAAAGCGAAAAAGAAAGCCGCGGCGCCCGCCCCGAAAAAGGCGGCGCCGTCTCCTCCGAAGAAGAAAGCCGCGCCGTCCAAGGCGGAGAAACTCGACGTTTTCCGCCGCCTCGCCGAGTACCACGCCGACGCGCACTGCGAGCTCGATCACAAGAACGCGTTCGAGCTGCTCTGCGCGACGGTGCTCTCGGCGCAGAGCACGGACGTGGCGGTGAACAAGCTCACCCCTTCCCTCTTCGCGCGCTACCCGGATGCCAAGTCCATGGCGGCCGCCAAGCCCGAGGACATCGAGGCGCTCATCAGCCGCATCGGCATGTACCGGCAAAAGACGAAGAGCCTTCTCGCCCTCTCGCAAGGCATCGTGGAAAACCACGGCGGCGAGGTCCCGCGCACCCTGGCGGAGCTCACGAAGCTCCGCGGGGTGGGCCGCAAGACCGCCAACGTCGTCCTAGGCGTCGCCTTCGGCACGCCCGAGGGCGTCGTCGTCGACACCCACGTCCAACGAATCTCCCAGCGTCTCGGCTGGACGAAGAATCAAGAGCCACCGGAAATCGAGCAAGATCTCTGCGCCCTGCTGCCCCGCACCGAGTGGGATCACGCAAGCCACGTGCTCATCTTCCACGGCCGCCGCGTCTGCGGCGCCATCAAACCAAATTGCGAAGAGTGCCCCGTCAACGACGCCTGCCCCTGCGCCTTCCGCGCCGAACAAGTCGGCCGCAAACCGGGCCGCGCCCGCGCGTGA
- a CDS encoding DinB family protein: MNSATLSALSSFPDALERVLGEVPETSLRWVPPSWDGIPSEQFTVLEQVCHVRDIEIDGYHVRIRRMVEETDPVLADIESYELAAERQYADADPREALAAFRAARLQTVKIIAGLTDAQLARTGSFGGYGSLTLKGLIHFLCSHDQQHLAGLQWLLGKMSAPPSS; this comes from the coding sequence ATGAACTCAGCAACCCTGTCCGCGCTCTCATCGTTTCCCGACGCGCTCGAGCGAGTATTGGGCGAGGTCCCGGAGACGTCCCTCCGCTGGGTGCCGCCGTCATGGGACGGCATCCCGAGCGAACAATTCACCGTGCTCGAACAAGTCTGCCACGTGCGCGACATCGAGATCGACGGCTACCACGTGCGCATCCGCCGCATGGTCGAGGAGACCGATCCCGTGCTCGCCGACATCGAGAGCTACGAGCTTGCCGCCGAGCGTCAATACGCCGACGCCGATCCGCGCGAGGCCCTGGCCGCCTTCCGAGCCGCCCGCCTCCAGACCGTGAAGATCATCGCCGGCCTCACCGATGCCCAGCTGGCACGAACGGGGTCTTTTGGCGGCTACGGATCGCTCACCCTGAAGGGGTTGATCCACTTCTTGTGCAGCCACGACCAGCAGCACCTCGCCGGGCTGCAATGGCTCCTCGGCAAGATGTCCGCGCCCCCTTCGTCGTAG